The Pseudomonas extremaustralis genome contains a region encoding:
- a CDS encoding N-acetylglutaminylglutamine amidotransferase — MCGLAGELRFDHQPADLAAVERITHHLAPRGPDAWGFQAQGPIALGHRRLKIMDLSDGSAQPMVDARLGLSLAFNGAIYNFPQLRQELEALGYAFYSGGDTEVLLKGYHAWGEALLPKLNGMFAFAIWERDTQRLFIARDRLGVKPLYLSRTGQRLRFASTLPALLKGGDINPILDPVALNHYLNFHAVVPAPRTLLAGIEKLPPATWMRIDAEGNTEQKTWWTLPYGPHDDEKNLSLQDWTDRVLDSTRDAVAIRQRAAVDVGVLLSGGVDSSLLVGLLRDVGVQDLSTFSIGFEDAGGERGDEFQYSDLIAKHYGTHHHQLRIAESEIIEQLPAAFRAMSEPMVSHDCIAFYLLSREVAKHCKVVQSGQGADELFAGYHWYPQVDGASHPYAAYREAFFDRSYDDYAATVAPQWLTAHDAAGDFVREHFALPGADAAVDKALRLDSTVMLVDDPVKRVDNMTMAWGLEARTPFLDFRLVELSARVPGRFKLPDGGKQVLKEAARRVIPSAVIDRKKGYFPVPGLKHLQGDTLNWVRELLLDPSQDRGLFNPAMLDRLLTDPQGQLTPLRGSKLWQLAALNLWLSEQGI, encoded by the coding sequence ATGTGCGGATTAGCTGGCGAGTTACGTTTCGATCACCAACCTGCCGACCTGGCAGCAGTGGAGCGCATCACCCATCACCTGGCGCCACGCGGCCCTGACGCGTGGGGCTTCCAGGCCCAAGGGCCGATTGCCCTGGGCCATCGACGCCTGAAAATCATGGACCTGTCGGACGGCTCCGCCCAGCCGATGGTCGATGCCCGACTAGGGCTGTCCCTGGCGTTCAATGGCGCGATTTATAACTTCCCGCAATTGCGCCAGGAACTCGAAGCCCTGGGCTACGCCTTCTATTCCGGCGGCGACACCGAAGTGCTGCTCAAGGGCTATCACGCCTGGGGCGAAGCCTTGCTGCCCAAGCTCAACGGCATGTTCGCCTTTGCCATCTGGGAGCGCGATACCCAGCGCCTGTTCATCGCCCGTGACCGTCTCGGCGTCAAGCCCTTGTACCTGTCGCGCACCGGCCAGCGCCTGCGCTTTGCCTCGACCTTGCCGGCGCTGCTCAAGGGCGGCGATATCAACCCGATCCTCGACCCGGTGGCGCTCAATCACTACCTGAACTTCCACGCTGTGGTGCCTGCGCCGCGTACCCTGCTGGCGGGTATCGAAAAGCTGCCGCCGGCCACCTGGATGCGCATCGACGCCGAGGGCAACACCGAGCAGAAAACCTGGTGGACCCTGCCCTACGGCCCCCATGACGATGAAAAAAACCTCAGCCTGCAAGACTGGACCGACCGCGTGCTGGACAGCACCCGCGACGCCGTGGCGATTCGTCAACGCGCCGCCGTGGATGTGGGCGTGCTGCTTTCCGGCGGCGTCGATTCGAGCTTGCTGGTCGGCCTGTTGCGTGACGTCGGCGTGCAGGACCTGTCGACCTTCTCCATCGGCTTTGAAGACGCCGGCGGCGAACGCGGCGACGAGTTCCAGTATTCGGACCTGATCGCCAAGCATTACGGCACGCACCACCATCAATTGCGCATCGCCGAAAGCGAGATCATCGAGCAACTGCCGGCGGCGTTCCGGGCCATGAGCGAGCCAATGGTCAGCCACGACTGCATCGCGTTCTATTTGCTGTCGCGGGAAGTGGCCAAGCATTGCAAGGTGGTGCAAAGCGGCCAGGGGGCCGACGAACTGTTCGCCGGTTACCACTGGTACCCGCAAGTCGACGGTGCCAGCCATCCGTACGCGGCGTACCGCGAAGCGTTTTTCGACCGCAGCTACGACGACTACGCCGCCACCGTCGCGCCCCAATGGCTGACCGCCCATGACGCCGCCGGCGATTTCGTCCGCGAGCATTTCGCCCTGCCCGGCGCGGACGCCGCCGTGGACAAGGCCCTGCGCCTGGACAGCACGGTGATGCTGGTGGACGACCCGGTCAAGCGTGTCGACAACATGACCATGGCCTGGGGCCTGGAAGCGCGCACACCGTTTCTGGACTTCCGCCTGGTGGAACTGTCGGCCCGGGTGCCGGGCCGATTCAAACTGCCCGACGGCGGCAAGCAAGTGCTCAAGGAAGCGGCGCGGCGGGTGATCCCGAGCGCCGTCATCGACCGCAAGAAAGGCTACTTCCCGGTCCCCGGCCTCAAGCATTTGCAGGGCGATACCTTGAACTGGGTGCGCGAACTGCTGTTGGACCCGAGCCAGGACCGCGGCCTGTTCAACCCGGCGATGCTCGACCGCCTGCTGACCGATCCGCAGGGCCAGTTGACGCCGCTGCGCGGTTCCAAACTGTGGCAACTGGCGGCGCTGAACCTGTGGCTCAGCGAACAAGGAATCTGA
- a CDS encoding ankyrin repeat domain-containing protein, with protein MSDHPKRMSEDEAAEFAEQVFDVARKGDAAMLAALLAKGLPANLRNHNGDTLLMLSAYHGHADAVKVLLEFKADPLIANDKNQLPIAGAAFKGNLPVVKALIAGGTPVDAASSDGRTALMMAAMFNRVDMVDYLLGQGANPKATDAQGATALAAAQTMGARDTAAQLEKLV; from the coding sequence ATGTCAGACCACCCCAAACGAATGAGCGAAGACGAAGCCGCCGAATTTGCCGAACAAGTCTTCGATGTGGCCCGCAAAGGTGATGCCGCCATGCTCGCCGCGTTGCTGGCCAAGGGCTTGCCGGCCAACCTGCGCAACCACAATGGCGATACCTTGCTGATGCTGTCGGCCTACCACGGCCATGCCGATGCGGTAAAAGTGCTGCTCGAATTCAAGGCCGACCCGCTGATCGCCAATGACAAGAACCAGCTACCGATTGCCGGTGCGGCGTTCAAGGGCAACCTGCCCGTGGTCAAGGCGCTGATCGCAGGCGGTACGCCAGTCGATGCGGCGTCCTCCGATGGCCGTACCGCGCTGATGATGGCGGCGATGTTCAATCGCGTGGACATGGTTGACTACCTGCTCGGCCAGGGCGCCAACCCCAAGGCCACCGATGCCCAGGGCGCAACGGCACTGGCGGCGGCGCAGACCATGGGGGCGAGGGACACGGCGGCGCAGTTGGAAAAACTGGTGTAG
- the ngg gene encoding N-acetylglutaminylglutamine synthetase produces the protein MKPHAAAYSQRLLKGQAPTYERLQARLAEDGSPLAAEPIAVHCGWGRLLIGHTFPDPASLALELLNEQPGERDIALYVAAPQQILGIDPQQLFLDPSDTLRLWFSDYRPSTRVFRGFRIRRVQTEADWQAVNQLYQGRGMLPVEAERLTPRHAGGPVYWLAEDEDSGAVIGSVMGLNHQKAFHDPENGCSLWCLAVDPRCTRPGVGEVLVRHLVEHFMSRGLSYLDLSVLHDNRQAKNLYAKLGFRALTTFAIKRKNGINQPLFLGPGPQAGFNPYARIIVEEAHRRGIDVQVDDADAGLFTLSHGGRRVRCRESLSDLTSAISMTLCQDKSLTHKVLNAAGLKLPAQQLAGSADDNLEFLDEHRRIVVKPLDGEQGQGVAVDLQHIEEVQQAIEAARQFDSRVLLESFHQGLDLRILVIGFEVVAAAIRRPAEVTGDGQHSIGALIEAQSRRRQAATDGESKIPLDAETERTLHAAGYDYSSILPRGQTLAVRRTANLHTGGCLEDVTALLHPTLVDAAVRAARALDIPMVGLDLMVPAPDQPEYVFIEANERAGLANHEPQPTAEKFVDLLFPHSQPTAQ, from the coding sequence ATGAAACCCCACGCAGCGGCTTACAGCCAACGTTTGCTCAAGGGTCAGGCCCCCACGTACGAGCGCCTGCAAGCGCGCCTGGCCGAAGACGGCAGCCCGCTGGCCGCCGAGCCCATCGCCGTGCATTGCGGCTGGGGCCGGTTGTTGATCGGCCACACCTTTCCCGACCCCGCCAGCCTGGCCCTGGAACTGCTCAACGAACAGCCCGGCGAGCGCGACATCGCGCTGTACGTGGCCGCGCCCCAGCAGATCCTCGGCATCGATCCACAGCAACTGTTCCTCGATCCGTCCGACACCCTGCGCCTGTGGTTCTCTGACTATCGTCCGTCGACCCGGGTGTTTCGCGGCTTCCGTATCCGCCGGGTACAGACCGAAGCCGATTGGCAGGCGGTCAACCAGTTGTACCAGGGACGGGGCATGCTGCCCGTCGAGGCCGAACGCCTCACTCCCCGTCATGCGGGCGGCCCGGTGTATTGGCTGGCCGAGGACGAAGACAGCGGCGCGGTAATCGGCAGCGTGATGGGCCTGAACCATCAGAAAGCCTTTCACGACCCCGAGAACGGTTGCAGCCTGTGGTGCCTGGCGGTCGACCCGCGGTGCACGCGCCCCGGCGTCGGCGAAGTGCTGGTGCGCCACTTGGTGGAGCACTTCATGAGCCGTGGCCTGAGCTACCTCGACCTGTCGGTGCTGCACGATAACCGCCAGGCCAAGAACCTCTATGCCAAGCTCGGTTTCCGCGCGTTGACCACTTTTGCGATCAAGCGCAAGAACGGCATCAACCAGCCGCTGTTCCTAGGCCCTGGCCCGCAGGCGGGGTTCAACCCTTATGCGCGGATCATCGTCGAAGAGGCGCATCGGCGCGGTATCGACGTGCAAGTGGATGACGCCGATGCCGGGCTGTTCACCCTCAGCCACGGCGGGCGCCGCGTGCGCTGTCGCGAGTCGCTGAGCGACTTGACCAGCGCGATCAGCATGACCCTGTGCCAGGACAAAAGCCTGACCCACAAGGTGCTGAACGCCGCCGGCTTGAAATTGCCCGCGCAGCAACTGGCCGGCAGCGCCGACGACAACCTGGAGTTTCTCGACGAACACCGGCGCATCGTGGTCAAGCCGCTGGACGGCGAACAAGGCCAGGGCGTCGCGGTGGATTTGCAGCACATCGAGGAGGTGCAGCAGGCGATCGAGGCCGCGCGGCAGTTCGACTCCCGCGTGTTGCTCGAAAGTTTCCACCAAGGCCTGGACCTGCGCATCCTGGTGATCGGCTTCGAGGTGGTCGCCGCCGCGATCCGCCGCCCCGCCGAGGTGACCGGCGACGGCCAGCATTCCATCGGTGCGCTGATCGAAGCCCAGAGCCGGCGCCGCCAGGCCGCCACCGACGGCGAGAGCAAAATCCCCCTGGATGCCGAAACCGAACGCACCCTGCATGCCGCCGGCTACGACTACAGCAGCATCCTGCCCCGCGGCCAGACCCTGGCCGTGCGCCGCACCGCCAACCTGCACACCGGCGGCTGCCTGGAAGATGTCACCGCCCTCCTCCACCCCACACTGGTCGACGCCGCCGTCCGCGCCGCCCGCGCCCTCGACATCCCCATGGTCGGCCTGGACCTGATGGTGCCGGCGCCCGATCAACCCGAGTACGTGTTTATCGAAGCCAATGAACGGGCCGGCCTGGCCAACCATGAACCCCAGCCGACTGCTGAAAAGTTCGTGGATTTGCTGTTTCCCCACAGCCAGCCGACCGCTCAGTGA
- a CDS encoding YheU family protein, whose translation MLIPYDALEVDTLTRLIEDFVTRDGTDNGDDTPLETRVLRVRQALTKGQALIVFDPESEQCQLMLKHDVPKHLFD comes from the coding sequence ATGCTGATTCCCTACGACGCACTTGAAGTCGACACCCTGACCCGCCTCATCGAAGACTTCGTCACCCGCGACGGCACGGACAATGGCGATGACACGCCCCTGGAAACCCGTGTACTGCGCGTGCGCCAGGCGCTGACCAAGGGCCAGGCGCTGATTGTGTTCGACCCGGAAAGCGAGCAGTGCCAGTTGATGCTCAAGCACGATGTGCCCAAGCATCTGTTCGACTAA
- a CDS encoding DUF3309 family protein: protein MSLILIIILILLLVGGLPVFPHSRSWGYGPSGILGVVLVVLLVLLLLGRI from the coding sequence ATGAGCCTCATTCTCATCATCATCCTGATTCTGCTGCTGGTCGGTGGTTTGCCCGTGTTCCCGCACTCCCGAAGCTGGGGTTATGGTCCGTCGGGCATTCTGGGTGTTGTACTGGTAGTGCTGTTGGTATTGTTGCTGCTCGGCAGGATATAA
- a CDS encoding LTA synthase family protein: protein MANPDALSQQRASNRLLQPTVKSHLAYTLLCALVMMVMFSLLRLALLVYNREMILDTPASTFLEAFANGLRLDLRLVVYLIVPLLLALFSVRAMAARGFFRFWLTVASSIALFLGLMEMDFYREFHQRLNGLVFQYVKEDPKTVMSMLWYGFPVVRYLLAWAVGTVILSMAFKGADRATRPRGPFSGGSIGTRQVAPWYSRIAVFVVCLLVAVTAARGTLRQGPPLRWGDVYTTDSNFANQLGLNGTLSLIAAAKSRFSEERSNIWKATLDQPLATQTVRDMLVLPQEKLVDTDIAAVRRDYTPPAEKTLPIKNVVVILLESFAGHSVGALGRPGNVTPFFDNLSKEGLLFDRFFSNGTHTHQGMFATMACFPNLPGFEYLMQTPEGSHKLSGLPQLLSARKFNDVYVYNGDFAWDNQSGFFSNQGMTNFIGRNDFVDPVFSDPTWGVSDQDMFNRGLEELKAREGGKPFYALLQTLSNHTPYALPTPLPVEKVTDRGSLNEHLTAMRYSDWALGQFFEKARKEPYFKETLFVIVGDHGFGNEQQITEMDLGRFNVPMLMIAPGIQEKFGARDHTVGTQIDIVPTIMGRLGGETLHQCWGRDLLNLPEGDKGFGVIKPSGNDQTVALVTGDRVLVLPKEMPPKLWQYELGAEPTGKLITESPDESMLKQKLESFLQTATKSLLDNTAGVVNGKPD from the coding sequence ATGGCAAACCCGGACGCCCTGAGTCAGCAGCGAGCTTCTAATCGCCTGCTGCAACCGACCGTCAAATCCCATCTGGCTTACACGCTGCTTTGTGCACTGGTCATGATGGTGATGTTCTCCCTGCTGCGCCTGGCGCTGCTGGTGTACAACCGCGAGATGATCCTCGACACCCCGGCCTCGACCTTCCTCGAAGCGTTCGCCAACGGCCTGCGTCTGGACCTGCGCCTGGTGGTGTACCTGATCGTGCCGTTGCTGCTGGCCCTGTTCAGCGTACGGGCCATGGCCGCACGCGGGTTCTTCCGTTTCTGGCTGACCGTGGCGTCCAGCATTGCCCTGTTCCTGGGCCTGATGGAAATGGACTTCTACCGTGAGTTCCACCAGCGCCTCAACGGCCTGGTGTTCCAGTATGTGAAAGAAGACCCGAAAACCGTGATGAGCATGCTCTGGTACGGTTTCCCGGTGGTGCGCTACCTGCTGGCCTGGGCCGTGGGCACCGTGATCCTGAGCATGGCGTTCAAAGGCGCCGACCGCGCCACCCGCCCGCGCGGTCCGTTCAGCGGTGGCAGCATCGGCACCCGCCAGGTCGCGCCGTGGTACAGCCGCATCGCGGTGTTCGTGGTCTGCCTGCTGGTCGCCGTCACAGCCGCCCGTGGCACCCTGCGCCAGGGCCCGCCGCTGCGCTGGGGTGACGTGTACACCACCGACTCGAATTTCGCCAACCAACTGGGCCTCAACGGCACCTTGTCGCTGATCGCCGCCGCCAAGTCGCGGTTCTCCGAGGAGCGTTCCAATATCTGGAAGGCGACCCTGGACCAACCGCTGGCCACCCAGACCGTGCGTGACATGCTGGTGCTGCCGCAAGAGAAGCTGGTGGACACCGACATCGCCGCCGTGCGCCGCGACTACACGCCACCGGCCGAGAAGACCCTGCCGATCAAGAACGTGGTCGTGATCCTGCTGGAAAGCTTCGCCGGTCACTCGGTCGGCGCCCTGGGCCGTCCCGGCAACGTCACGCCGTTCTTCGACAATCTGTCCAAGGAAGGCTTGCTGTTCGATCGCTTCTTCTCCAACGGCACCCATACCCACCAGGGTATGTTCGCCACCATGGCCTGCTTCCCGAACCTGCCGGGCTTCGAATACCTGATGCAGACCCCAGAGGGCAGCCACAAGCTGTCGGGCCTGCCGCAGCTGCTCAGCGCGCGCAAGTTTAACGACGTGTATGTCTACAACGGCGACTTCGCCTGGGACAACCAGTCGGGCTTCTTCAGCAACCAGGGCATGACCAACTTCATTGGCCGTAACGACTTCGTCGACCCGGTGTTCTCCGATCCGACCTGGGGTGTGTCCGACCAGGACATGTTCAACCGTGGCCTGGAAGAACTCAAAGCCCGTGAAGGCGGCAAGCCGTTCTACGCGCTGTTGCAGACCCTGTCCAACCACACGCCGTACGCGTTGCCGACGCCATTGCCGGTGGAGAAAGTCACTGACCGTGGCAGCCTCAACGAGCATTTGACCGCCATGCGTTATTCCGACTGGGCCCTGGGCCAGTTCTTTGAAAAGGCCCGCAAAGAGCCGTACTTCAAGGAAACCCTGTTCGTGATCGTCGGCGACCACGGCTTCGGCAACGAACAGCAGATCACCGAGATGGACCTGGGCCGCTTCAACGTGCCGATGCTGATGATCGCGCCGGGCATTCAAGAGAAGTTCGGCGCGCGTGACCACACCGTGGGCACCCAGATCGACATCGTGCCGACCATCATGGGCCGCCTGGGCGGCGAAACCCTGCACCAATGCTGGGGCCGTGACCTGTTGAACCTGCCGGAAGGCGACAAGGGGTTCGGCGTGATCAAGCCGTCCGGCAACGACCAGACCGTGGCGTTGGTCACCGGTGACCGCGTTCTGGTGCTGCCTAAGGAAATGCCGCCCAAACTGTGGCAATACGAACTGGGCGCCGAACCGACCGGTAAGTTGATTACCGAGTCGCCGGACGAGTCCATGCTCAAGCAGAAACTCGAGTCGTTCCTGCAGACCGCCACCAAGAGCCTGTTGGATAACACCGCCGGTGTGGTCAACGGCAAGCCGGATTAA
- a CDS encoding SDR family oxidoreductase, giving the protein MQNRMMITGAGSGLGREIALRWAREGWRLALSDVSEPGLQETLRLVREAGGDGFVQRCDVRDYSQLTAFAQACEEKLGGIDVIVNNAGVASGGFFAELSLEDWDWQIAINLMGVVKGCKAFLPLLEKSKGRIINIASMAALMQGPAMSNYNVAKAGVVALSESLLVELKQQEVAVHVVCPSFFQTNLLDSFRGPTPAMKAQVGKLLESSPISAADIADYIYQRVAEGEFMILPHEQGRMAWALKQKNPQLLYDEMTVMADKMRAKAQAVKG; this is encoded by the coding sequence ATGCAAAATCGCATGATGATCACTGGCGCCGGGTCCGGCCTGGGTCGTGAAATCGCTCTGCGCTGGGCCCGTGAGGGTTGGCGGTTGGCCCTGTCGGACGTCAGCGAGCCGGGCCTGCAGGAGACCCTCAGGCTGGTTCGGGAAGCGGGCGGCGATGGCTTTGTCCAGCGTTGCGATGTGCGCGACTACAGCCAGCTCACTGCGTTTGCCCAGGCCTGCGAGGAGAAGCTCGGGGGGATCGATGTGATCGTCAACAATGCCGGCGTGGCCTCGGGTGGATTCTTCGCCGAGTTGTCGCTGGAGGACTGGGATTGGCAGATCGCAATCAACCTGATGGGCGTGGTCAAGGGGTGCAAGGCGTTCCTGCCGCTGCTGGAAAAGAGCAAGGGCCGCATCATCAACATCGCCTCCATGGCGGCGCTGATGCAGGGGCCGGCCATGAGCAACTACAACGTGGCCAAGGCCGGTGTGGTGGCGCTCTCGGAAAGCCTGCTGGTGGAACTCAAACAACAGGAAGTCGCGGTCCACGTGGTATGCCCGTCGTTTTTCCAGACCAACCTGTTGGACTCCTTCCGTGGGCCGACGCCGGCTATGAAGGCCCAGGTGGGCAAGTTGCTGGAGAGTTCGCCGATTTCGGCGGCGGATATCGCCGATTACATCTACCAGCGGGTCGCCGAGGGCGAGTTCATGATCCTGCCCCACGAGCAGGGGCGCATGGCCTGGGCCTTGAAGCAGAAGAACCCGCAGTTGCTGTATGACGAGATGACTGTCATGGCCGACAAGATGCGCGCCAAGGCGCAGGCGGTTAAGGGCTGA
- a CDS encoding osmoprotectant NAGGN system M42 family peptidase yields the protein MTRPLPEPDLDYLQKVLLEMLAIPSPTGFTDTIVRYVAERLEELGIPFEMTRRGTIRATLKGQKNSPDRAVSAHLDTIGAAVRAIKDNGRLTLAPVGCWSSRFAEGSRVSLFTDNGVIRGSVLPLMASGHAFNTAVDEMPVSWDHVELRLDAYCATRADCDSLGIGIGDYVAFDPLPEFTESGHISARHLDDKAGVAALLAALKAIVDSGEPLLIDCHPLFTITEETGSGAAAALPWDVSEFVGIDIAPVAPGQHSSEHAVSVAMQDSGGPYDYHLSRHLLRLAADNALPVRRDLFRYYFSDAHSAVTAGHDIRTALLAFGCDATHGYERTHIDSLAALSRLLGAYILSPPVFASDAQPAQGSLDRFSHQIEHETQMESDTRVPSVDSLIGQKS from the coding sequence ATGACCCGCCCCCTCCCAGAACCGGATCTCGACTACCTGCAAAAAGTCCTGCTGGAAATGCTCGCCATTCCCAGCCCCACCGGTTTTACCGACACCATCGTGCGCTACGTCGCCGAACGCCTGGAAGAGCTGGGCATCCCGTTTGAAATGACCCGCCGCGGCACCATTCGCGCCACCCTCAAGGGCCAGAAAAACAGCCCCGACCGTGCGGTGTCCGCGCACCTGGACACCATCGGCGCCGCCGTGCGGGCGATCAAGGACAACGGCCGCCTGACCCTCGCCCCGGTGGGCTGCTGGTCGAGCCGCTTCGCCGAAGGCAGCCGCGTCAGCCTGTTTACCGACAACGGCGTGATCCGTGGCAGCGTGTTGCCGCTGATGGCCTCCGGGCATGCGTTCAACACCGCCGTGGATGAAATGCCGGTGAGTTGGGACCATGTGGAACTGCGCCTGGACGCCTACTGCGCCACCCGCGCCGATTGCGATTCCCTGGGGATCGGCATCGGTGACTACGTGGCGTTCGACCCGCTGCCGGAATTCACCGAGAGCGGGCATATCAGCGCCCGCCATCTGGACGACAAGGCCGGTGTCGCCGCCCTGCTCGCCGCGCTCAAGGCCATCGTCGACAGTGGCGAACCCTTGCTGATCGACTGCCACCCGCTGTTCACCATCACCGAGGAAACCGGCAGTGGCGCCGCCGCCGCCCTGCCCTGGGATGTGAGTGAATTTGTCGGCATCGACATCGCCCCGGTCGCCCCCGGCCAGCATTCCAGCGAGCATGCGGTGAGCGTGGCGATGCAGGATTCCGGCGGGCCGTATGACTATCACCTGTCGCGACACCTGCTGCGCCTGGCCGCGGATAACGCACTGCCGGTGCGCCGCGACCTGTTCCGCTATTACTTCAGCGACGCCCATTCCGCCGTGACCGCCGGCCACGACATCCGCACCGCGCTGCTGGCCTTTGGTTGCGACGCGACCCACGGTTATGAGCGCACCCATATAGACAGCCTGGCCGCGCTGAGCCGCCTGTTGGGCGCGTATATCCTCAGCCCGCCGGTGTTCGCCAGCGACGCCCAGCCGGCCCAGGGTTCACTGGACCGGTTCAGTCATCAGATCGAGCATGAAACGCAGATGGAGAGCGACACCCGCGTGCCGTCGGTGGACAGCCTGATCGGCCAGAAATCCTGA
- the csrA gene encoding carbon storage regulator CsrA, producing the protein MLVLSRVIGEVISIGDDITVHVLSIHGTQVKLGVNAPAGAQVHRAEVNRTLLERQKAATHPVVVPNP; encoded by the coding sequence ATGCTGGTCTTGAGCCGAGTCATAGGTGAAGTCATCTCCATTGGCGATGACATCACCGTGCATGTTCTGTCGATCCACGGTACCCAGGTGAAACTCGGCGTCAATGCGCCGGCCGGGGCGCAGGTCCATCGCGCCGAGGTCAATCGCACACTTCTTGAGCGCCAGAAAGCTGCCACCCATCCGGTGGTGGTGCCCAACCCCTGA
- a CDS encoding PLDc N-terminal domain-containing protein, with amino-acid sequence MGSTFNGLVGLIILALDIWAIINVFKSGASTGAKVLWILLILLLPVLGLIIWAIAGPRGNVRF; translated from the coding sequence ATGGGTTCCACTTTCAACGGTCTGGTCGGGCTGATCATCCTGGCGCTGGATATCTGGGCGATCATCAATGTATTCAAAAGCGGCGCCAGCACCGGGGCCAAGGTGCTTTGGATCCTGCTGATCCTGTTGCTGCCGGTGTTGGGCCTGATCATCTGGGCGATCGCCGGGCCGCGGGGTAACGTGCGGTTCTGA